In Paenibacillus sp. FSL M7-0420, a single genomic region encodes these proteins:
- the panB gene encoding 3-methyl-2-oxobutanoate hydroxymethyltransferase, producing MADKHALNIIKMKKMKTDGVPLSMLTAYDYPSALLAEEAGIDLILVGDSLGNVVLGYDTTLPVTIEDMVYHTRSVKRGAPNTFIVADMPFMTYHGSVDETLRGVRRLMQEGQAHAVKMEGGLEICSAVSAVVAAGVPVLGHIGLTPQSVNMIGGYRIQGKDPKDAQRLMDEAKALEAAGAFGMVLELVTEEVAEAISKAVSIPTIGIGAGRYCDGQVLVFHDVLRYASPYREKKFVKTYADVGTLIREGITSYVQEVKDRSFPAEEHVFSADETVLESLYGNAGKGAK from the coding sequence ATGGCAGACAAACACGCACTGAATATTATCAAGATGAAAAAAATGAAAACGGACGGTGTGCCCCTGAGCATGCTGACCGCTTATGACTACCCGTCAGCCCTGCTGGCGGAAGAAGCCGGAATCGACCTGATTCTGGTCGGTGATTCCCTGGGAAATGTCGTGCTTGGTTATGACACCACGCTGCCGGTTACCATAGAGGATATGGTCTACCATACCCGGTCGGTGAAGCGCGGGGCGCCTAATACTTTTATAGTGGCTGATATGCCGTTCATGACCTACCACGGAAGCGTGGATGAGACCTTGCGCGGTGTGCGCAGACTGATGCAGGAAGGCCAAGCCCATGCGGTCAAAATGGAAGGCGGCCTCGAAATCTGCTCCGCAGTGTCCGCTGTTGTAGCTGCTGGCGTTCCGGTGCTCGGCCATATCGGCCTGACCCCCCAGTCGGTCAATATGATCGGCGGCTACCGGATTCAAGGGAAGGATCCTAAGGATGCGCAGCGGCTGATGGACGAAGCGAAGGCACTGGAAGCAGCCGGGGCATTCGGCATGGTACTGGAGCTGGTCACGGAGGAAGTGGCAGAAGCCATCTCCAAGGCAGTCAGCATACCGACCATCGGCATCGGTGCCGGGCGCTACTGTGACGGACAGGTTCTGGTGTTCCATGACGTACTGCGGTATGCCTCACCTTACCGGGAGAAAAAATTCGTCAAAACCTACGCCGATGTCGGCACTTTAATCCGTGAAGGCATCACCAGCTATGTTCAGGAAGTGAAAGACCGCTCATTCCCTGCGGAAGAGCATGTGTTCAGCGCAGACGAGACGGTCCTGGAATCTTTATACGGCAATGCCGGCAAAGGAGCGAAATAA
- the panD gene encoding aspartate 1-decarboxylase, with protein sequence MFRHMMKSKIHRATVTEANLNYVGSITIDEDLMEAADLLENEKVQIVDNNNGSRLETYVIPGPRGSGVICLNGAAARLVQPGDTVIIISYAVMSSEELAAHKPTVVFVDAGNKPVKLADHEIHATIA encoded by the coding sequence TTGTTTAGACATATGATGAAATCCAAAATCCACCGGGCAACGGTCACTGAAGCCAATCTCAATTATGTGGGCAGCATTACCATTGATGAAGATCTGATGGAAGCTGCAGATCTGCTGGAGAACGAGAAGGTGCAGATCGTGGATAATAATAACGGTTCCCGTCTGGAGACTTATGTCATTCCGGGTCCGCGCGGCAGCGGCGTCATTTGTCTGAACGGGGCAGCGGCGCGTCTGGTACAGCCTGGCGATACAGTGATTATTATATCCTACGCTGTCATGTCCTCCGAGGAGCTGGCGGCGCACAAGCCGACTGTAGTGTTCGTTGATGCGGGCAACAAGCCGGTGAAGCTGGCGGATCATGAGATTCACGCGACGATTGCCTGA
- the dinG gene encoding ATP-dependent DNA helicase DinG → MKFAVLDFETTGTQSVGEIIQVGLAIIEEDGTISRVYGSYVKPGAPIPPFITGLTGITDSDVQDAPELDEMMMELVPLLDDVVLVGHNVAFDFHFLQNALDRCGYLPFQGRILDTIDFLKICFPSLSTYQLGAVSSHFGITHDRPHQADSDALATAIVLLKCLEELQSLPLLTIQRLNELFADEDSDLAWYFDGLLREREMETFQPEGELSFYRQLALAVGDWAELATPREEGSVNPLDNITFEEYMDEVTKRLKAVLPQYESREAQELMIHEVITALEQDKHLLIEAGTGTGKSLGYLLPAIYHSVKSDQKVMVSTHTINLQDQLRERDIPLLTSVVPFPFKASIFKGRGHYLCLRKFEHRMNKKDFTSPREEALTAAQMLVWLTQTTTGDDEELNLSGRGGDFWETVASDTDSCLGRACPWFRKCYYHRAKHEAGISDVVVTNHSKLFADVKAGHQLLPAYDHLVIDEAHHLEDIAGKHLGMQMKYFTFAHTLTRLYKDSRSGQLPALRQSLQSSGSEQASEWSGVIDRIYPDLLTVKESWDALSDRLFSLLPERSDAGAGEAGQLVARLQPGKKPKDWEELAALENTLNLSLSDIIRKGDKMLSEMRDTDSQSSSDSLVTDIGGLFKDLASIREQIRFFMSLNDENIVYWLEGSGNYKGKSLQMYAVPVDVSTQLRELFFDKKKSIILTSATLSVDKSFQFMIDNLGLGEAAEQRRLMTALLPSPFKYREQALLVIPRDFPSVKGSIGDARFVDTLVHSLAETAVTTRGRMLVLFTSYKMLRQVYEPLKEALASQDIAVLGQGVEGGSRSKLIRRFQDSPASVLLGTSSFWEGVDIPGEALTCLAIVRLPFQPPNHPLAEAKSELLQAQKKNPFMKLSVPQAVIRFKQGFGRLVRTAQDRGIVIVYDTRVIESHYGKYFLYSLPGPKMEHMLTEQMVPRIAEWLDDGGVS, encoded by the coding sequence ATGAAATTTGCCGTGCTTGATTTTGAAACTACGGGAACCCAATCTGTGGGAGAGATCATCCAGGTTGGCCTTGCCATTATAGAAGAAGACGGGACGATCTCCCGGGTGTATGGTTCCTATGTCAAGCCCGGAGCGCCAATTCCTCCTTTTATTACGGGCCTGACCGGAATTACAGACAGCGATGTACAGGATGCGCCGGAGCTCGATGAGATGATGATGGAGCTGGTGCCGCTGCTGGATGATGTCGTCCTCGTCGGACACAATGTCGCGTTTGATTTTCATTTTTTGCAGAATGCGCTGGACCGCTGCGGCTATCTGCCGTTTCAGGGGCGGATTCTGGATACGATCGATTTTCTCAAAATATGCTTTCCCTCGCTGAGCACCTATCAGCTTGGCGCGGTAAGCAGCCACTTCGGCATTACGCATGACCGTCCCCATCAGGCGGACAGTGATGCGCTTGCCACGGCTATTGTGCTGCTCAAATGTCTGGAAGAGCTGCAGAGTCTGCCGCTCTTGACGATTCAGCGGCTGAATGAGCTGTTCGCGGACGAAGACAGTGATTTGGCCTGGTATTTCGACGGTCTGCTGCGGGAGCGGGAGATGGAGACCTTTCAGCCGGAAGGTGAGCTGAGCTTCTACCGCCAGCTTGCACTGGCTGTGGGGGACTGGGCAGAGCTGGCTACGCCACGGGAGGAAGGAAGCGTCAATCCGCTGGATAATATTACCTTTGAAGAATATATGGATGAGGTAACCAAGCGGCTGAAGGCTGTTCTTCCCCAGTATGAGAGCCGAGAAGCCCAGGAGCTGATGATCCATGAGGTCATTACAGCGCTTGAGCAGGACAAGCATCTGCTGATTGAAGCGGGAACAGGCACCGGCAAATCGCTGGGTTATCTGCTTCCGGCCATCTACCATAGTGTGAAAAGTGATCAGAAGGTGATGGTCAGCACGCATACCATTAACCTTCAGGATCAGCTGCGGGAGCGGGATATCCCGCTCTTAACCAGCGTTGTGCCGTTCCCGTTCAAGGCCTCCATCTTTAAGGGAAGAGGGCACTATTTGTGTCTGCGCAAGTTCGAACATAGAATGAACAAAAAGGACTTTACGAGTCCAAGGGAAGAAGCGCTCACCGCTGCGCAAATGCTCGTCTGGCTGACCCAGACGACGACCGGCGATGATGAGGAGCTGAACTTAAGCGGGCGGGGCGGCGATTTCTGGGAGACTGTAGCCAGTGATACCGACTCCTGCCTGGGACGCGCCTGTCCCTGGTTCCGCAAATGCTATTACCACCGGGCCAAGCATGAAGCCGGGATCTCCGATGTGGTGGTCACCAATCACTCCAAGCTGTTCGCAGATGTCAAAGCCGGGCATCAGCTTCTTCCGGCGTACGACCATCTTGTTATTGATGAAGCCCATCATCTGGAGGATATTGCCGGCAAGCATCTTGGCATGCAGATGAAATATTTCACATTCGCCCATACCCTCACCCGTCTCTATAAGGATAGCCGGAGCGGGCAGCTGCCTGCCCTCCGCCAGAGTCTGCAGTCTTCGGGCAGTGAGCAGGCTTCAGAATGGAGCGGCGTGATCGACCGGATCTATCCAGATCTGCTGACGGTGAAGGAGTCCTGGGATGCGCTCAGCGACCGGCTCTTCAGCCTGCTGCCCGAGCGCAGCGATGCCGGGGCCGGTGAAGCAGGCCAGCTGGTGGCACGCCTGCAGCCGGGCAAGAAGCCGAAGGATTGGGAGGAGCTGGCTGCCCTTGAGAATACACTGAACCTCAGTCTGAGCGATATCATCCGCAAGGGCGACAAAATGCTCAGTGAGATGCGTGACACGGACAGCCAATCCTCCTCAGACAGCCTTGTGACCGATATCGGCGGGTTATTCAAGGATCTGGCATCCATTAGAGAGCAGATCCGCTTCTTCATGAGCCTGAACGATGAGAATATCGTGTATTGGCTGGAGGGAAGCGGTAATTATAAGGGTAAGTCGCTGCAAATGTATGCTGTTCCCGTAGATGTCAGCACCCAGCTTAGGGAGCTGTTCTTCGATAAGAAGAAGAGCATTATCCTGACCTCGGCCACCTTATCCGTGGATAAATCCTTCCAGTTCATGATCGATAACCTGGGTCTTGGCGAGGCTGCCGAGCAGCGGCGTCTGATGACTGCACTGCTTCCATCGCCATTCAAGTATCGTGAGCAGGCGCTCCTGGTCATTCCCCGGGACTTCCCGAGCGTCAAGGGAAGTATAGGGGATGCCCGCTTTGTGGACACCCTCGTGCACTCCCTTGCCGAGACAGCTGTAACAACACGGGGGCGGATGCTGGTGCTGTTCACCTCCTACAAGATGCTGCGCCAGGTGTATGAACCGCTGAAGGAGGCACTTGCCTCACAGGATATCGCGGTGCTGGGACAAGGCGTGGAAGGCGGCAGCCGGAGCAAGCTGATCCGCCGCTTCCAGGATAGCCCGGCTTCGGTCTTGCTGGGTACCAGCAGCTTCTGGGAAGGGGTGGATATCCCGGGAGAAGCATTGACCTGCCTGGCGATTGTCAGACTGCCGTTCCAGCCGCCGAATCACCCGCTGGCAGAAGCGAAGTCGGAGCTGCTTCAGGCACAGAAGAAGAATCCGTTCATGAAGCTGTCCGTGCCGCAGGCCGTCATCCGCTTCAAGCAGGGCTTCGGGCGGCTGGTCCGCACGGCGCAGGACCGGGGCATCGTAATTGTGTACGATACCAGAGTCATCGAATCGCATTACGGAAAGTACTTCCTGTACTCGCTCCCCGGTCCCAAGATGGAGCATATGCTCACCGAGCAGATGGTCCCGAGAATTGCCGAATGGCTGGATGACGGCGGGGTTTCCTAA
- a CDS encoding biotin--[acetyl-CoA-carboxylase] ligase has translation MNSGHAQHSGVLKREAFVPGWAKGIQRLDTVGSTQEEAKILAEGGAPEGTTVMAEAQTGGRGRMGRKWHSPHGKGIWMSLVLRPDLPLALTPQLTLLAGVAVCTAIREVTGVPAGIKWPNDLLAGGRKICGILLESSLREGGLHYCIAGIGIAANLTEDDYPKELRGIGTSLLIEGGGIPVDRTRLAEAVLEELEYLYRVYLEQGFQPVKELWESMSVTLGRQVCVNTPQGRTGATAVGLSDNGGLLIRNESGEVVSVLSGEIEMI, from the coding sequence ATGAATAGCGGTCATGCGCAGCATTCCGGCGTGTTGAAACGGGAGGCGTTCGTTCCCGGGTGGGCCAAAGGAATTCAGCGGCTGGATACTGTCGGTTCCACACAGGAGGAAGCCAAAATACTTGCCGAAGGCGGCGCCCCGGAGGGAACAACGGTCATGGCCGAAGCGCAGACCGGCGGGCGCGGGCGGATGGGCCGCAAATGGCACTCCCCCCACGGCAAAGGCATCTGGATGAGCCTGGTGCTGCGTCCGGATCTGCCGCTGGCTTTGACTCCGCAGCTGACGCTGCTCGCCGGAGTGGCTGTCTGCACAGCAATCCGTGAGGTTACCGGGGTGCCAGCCGGCATCAAGTGGCCGAATGACCTGCTTGCCGGCGGCCGCAAAATCTGCGGAATCCTGCTGGAATCCTCGCTTCGCGAAGGCGGGCTGCATTATTGCATCGCCGGTATCGGCATCGCTGCGAATTTGACGGAGGATGACTACCCGAAGGAGCTGCGCGGGATCGGTACATCGCTGCTGATCGAAGGCGGGGGCATTCCTGTAGACCGCACAAGGCTTGCGGAAGCCGTGCTGGAGGAACTCGAATATTTGTATCGTGTCTATCTGGAGCAAGGCTTCCAGCCCGTGAAGGAGCTGTGGGAGTCAATGTCGGTGACACTGGGGCGTCAGGTATGTGTGAATACTCCCCAAGGCCGCACCGGAGCCACTGCTGTCGGACTGAGCGATAACGGCGGGCTGCTGATACGTAACGAATCCGGTGAGGTCGTGAGTGTACTGTCCGGCGAAATTGAAATGATTTAA
- a CDS encoding tetratricopeptide repeat protein — protein MFQHLFAEMNKMLQEIKADYPTAEGARRSDLLSKYNMLHRISDNVMDEWLVFAEKLSEFREQADFQAPPDELPEEEAPELGMDAFVRGQGYYKLLMYRKCIEQFREVTAQYPDSLAARLYLAMAYLQEGEGDTAWGHLNHMLGLIREEKLKAMIYNALGCIRASQERFNEASELFSLSLLHDPDLPEPNVNLEVCRRRGGKLEFGHQLVSLL, from the coding sequence GTGTTTCAACATTTATTTGCTGAGATGAACAAGATGCTCCAGGAGATCAAAGCCGACTATCCTACTGCGGAGGGTGCCCGCCGAAGCGATCTTTTATCCAAGTATAATATGCTCCACCGAATCAGTGATAATGTAATGGACGAATGGCTGGTCTTCGCCGAGAAGCTGAGCGAGTTCCGGGAACAGGCGGATTTTCAGGCTCCGCCAGACGAGCTGCCGGAAGAGGAAGCGCCCGAGCTTGGGATGGATGCTTTTGTCAGAGGCCAGGGCTATTACAAGCTGCTGATGTACCGCAAATGCATTGAACAGTTCAGGGAGGTTACGGCACAGTATCCGGACAGCCTCGCTGCCCGCCTGTATCTGGCCATGGCTTATCTGCAGGAGGGAGAAGGCGATACCGCCTGGGGACATCTGAATCACATGCTGGGCCTGATCCGTGAGGAGAAGCTGAAGGCGATGATCTATAATGCGCTGGGCTGTATCCGGGCTTCCCAGGAACGCTTCAATGAGGCCAGTGAGCTGTTCAGCCTGTCGCTGCTGCATGACCCGGATCTGCCGGAGCCGAATGTGAATCTGGAGGTATGCCGCAGACGGGGCGGGAAGCTGGAGTTTGGCCATCAGCTGGTTTCGCTTTTATAA
- a CDS encoding amidohydrolase — protein MSSKITIIKNGHFLVPGSDKPVLSGYMTLENDLITYIGEAEPAVEDGAQVVDGSRLLFMPGLVNTHGHTAMSLLRGYGDDMVLQSWLQEKMWPMEEKFTGDDVYWGTSLSVLEMLKGGTTTFLDMYDHMDRVAEVTEQSGIRAVLMRGVIGLCPEEVQQSKLAEAIAFARNWHGKADGRITTMLSPHAPYTCPPEFFMKFVQAAHDLDLPMHTHMSETRHEVEQNVADYGLRPVAHLEKLGMFTRPSLIAHGVHLNDEEIGILARHNVGVSHNPGSNLKLASGVARVPELLRAGIKVSLGTDGAASNNNLDMFEEMRLAALIHKGVSGDPTAVPAPEALLMATEYGAQSIFLSGVGRLAAGMKADFIALDIDQPHLLPHTDLLSHAVYSASAKDVEHVWVNGQQVVKHGQCLTLDEEAIRRKAQETFESLLKR, from the coding sequence ATGAGCAGTAAGATCACGATAATCAAGAATGGGCACTTCCTGGTTCCGGGCAGTGACAAGCCGGTTCTGAGCGGGTACATGACCCTGGAGAATGATTTGATTACTTACATAGGTGAAGCTGAGCCGGCAGTGGAGGATGGCGCACAGGTCGTAGACGGCAGCCGTCTGCTGTTCATGCCTGGTCTGGTCAATACCCATGGTCATACTGCAATGTCACTGCTGCGCGGATACGGCGACGATATGGTGCTTCAGTCTTGGCTGCAGGAGAAGATGTGGCCGATGGAAGAGAAATTCACTGGTGATGATGTATATTGGGGAACCTCGTTGTCCGTGCTGGAGATGCTGAAGGGCGGGACAACCACCTTCCTCGATATGTATGATCATATGGACAGGGTAGCGGAAGTGACCGAGCAGTCCGGTATTCGTGCTGTGTTGATGCGCGGCGTAATTGGGCTGTGCCCGGAAGAGGTACAGCAATCCAAGCTCGCTGAGGCGATTGCTTTTGCCCGTAACTGGCACGGCAAGGCTGACGGCAGAATTACGACCATGCTCTCACCGCACGCACCGTACACCTGTCCTCCAGAGTTTTTCATGAAGTTTGTGCAGGCTGCCCATGATCTGGACTTGCCAATGCACACCCATATGTCCGAGACGCGCCATGAAGTGGAGCAGAATGTGGCCGACTACGGCCTGCGTCCGGTCGCACATCTGGAGAAGCTCGGGATGTTCACCCGTCCTTCGCTCATTGCCCACGGGGTTCATCTGAACGATGAAGAGATCGGGATTCTGGCCCGCCATAACGTTGGCGTGTCGCATAACCCCGGCAGTAACCTGAAGCTGGCCAGCGGGGTTGCGCGTGTTCCTGAACTGCTGAGAGCCGGGATTAAGGTCTCCCTGGGTACAGACGGCGCGGCAAGCAACAACAATCTGGATATGTTCGAAGAGATGAGGCTGGCGGCTCTGATTCACAAGGGCGTAAGTGGTGATCCCACAGCGGTACCGGCTCCTGAGGCGCTTCTGATGGCTACGGAGTATGGGGCGCAGTCTATTTTCCTAAGCGGGGTAGGCCGGCTTGCCGCAGGAATGAAGGCCGACTTCATCGCACTTGATATTGACCAGCCGCATCTGCTGCCGCATACCGATCTGCTCTCCCATGCCGTATATTCGGCAAGTGCCAAGGATGTGGAGCATGTATGGGTGAACGGCCAGCAGGTTGTGAAGCATGGACAATGCCTGACACTTGATGAGGAAGCCATCCGCCGCAAAGCACAGGAGACGTTCGAGAGCCTGCTTAAACGGTAA
- the panC gene encoding pantoate--beta-alanine ligase: MRVIRTIAEMREALEYMRQGGHGPVGFVPTMGYLHEGHASLLRKAGEKSGTVVMSIFVNPLQFGPNEDFASYPRDEQRDLALAEREGADLVFIPSVEEMYPQPIRTGVSVSSLTSQLCGASRPGHFDGVTTVVSKLFHIVQPDYAFFGLKDAQQVAVLRRMVSDLNMNVDIIACPIVREEDGLALSSRNVYLSSEERRQALVLSRSLREVRQAMEEGSIRTVDEARALLVSVIAESPLAVIDYAEILTFPDLEELEGGSRLTDAGGEVIMALAVKFGRTRLIDNNVFIPKEAHALV, encoded by the coding sequence ATGAGAGTCATCCGAACGATTGCTGAAATGCGCGAAGCGCTTGAATATATGCGTCAAGGGGGCCATGGCCCCGTTGGTTTTGTACCCACCATGGGTTATCTGCACGAAGGACATGCCAGTCTGCTGCGTAAGGCAGGGGAGAAGAGCGGCACGGTGGTGATGAGTATTTTTGTCAATCCGCTGCAATTTGGCCCGAATGAGGACTTTGCTTCTTATCCGCGGGATGAGCAGCGTGATCTGGCGCTGGCTGAACGTGAAGGTGCGGACCTGGTGTTCATCCCCAGTGTAGAAGAGATGTATCCGCAGCCGATCCGTACAGGCGTATCGGTCTCCTCGCTTACGTCGCAGCTCTGCGGCGCTTCGCGTCCGGGACATTTTGACGGAGTAACTACTGTGGTCAGCAAGCTGTTTCATATCGTGCAGCCGGATTACGCCTTCTTCGGACTGAAGGATGCCCAGCAGGTAGCGGTTCTCCGCCGGATGGTGTCTGACCTTAACATGAATGTGGACATTATCGCCTGTCCTATTGTGCGCGAGGAAGACGGGCTGGCGCTTAGCTCCCGCAATGTCTATCTGAGCAGCGAGGAGCGCAGACAGGCGCTGGTGTTGTCCCGTTCTCTGCGCGAGGTGCGCCAGGCTATGGAAGAAGGCAGCATTCGTACCGTAGATGAAGCACGGGCCCTGCTGGTCTCGGTCATTGCTGAATCGCCGCTTGCGGTCATTGATTATGCGGAGATTCTAACCTTCCCTGATCTGGAAGAGCTGGAAGGCGGCAGCAGGCTGACGGATGCGGGCGGAGAGGTTATAATGGCTCTGGCCGTGAAGTTCGGCAGAACCCGTCTGATCGATAATAATGTATTTATTCCTAAGGAGGCACACGCTCTTGTTTAG
- a CDS encoding redox-sensing transcriptional repressor Rex, protein MKSDKISEAVVRRLPVYLRFLNDLQKREISTVSSQELGQKLDLNPAQIRKDLAYFGDFGRKGIGYDVSYLIEKIRHILKLDQQINVALVGAGNLGHALSNYNAYLKDTMKITAIFDAYPPKVGQQINSLVVQPMEELSSTIRSQGIRIGIITVPDSEAQNVADILVDSGIEAILNFAPVILKTPANIRIHAADFTTDLQSLAYYLHDGKDEAEDEQ, encoded by the coding sequence ATGAAATCGGATAAAATATCGGAGGCCGTCGTGCGCAGGCTCCCAGTGTACCTGCGTTTCCTGAACGATCTCCAAAAACGTGAAATCTCCACAGTCTCTTCCCAGGAGCTGGGCCAGAAGCTTGATCTGAATCCCGCCCAGATCCGTAAGGATTTGGCTTATTTCGGTGATTTTGGCAGAAAAGGCATCGGCTATGATGTATCTTATCTGATTGAGAAGATCCGCCATATCCTGAAGCTTGACCAGCAAATTAATGTTGCACTGGTTGGAGCCGGTAATCTCGGTCATGCCTTGTCTAACTACAACGCTTACTTAAAGGATACGATGAAGATTACTGCCATCTTCGATGCCTATCCGCCGAAGGTAGGCCAGCAGATCAACTCGCTGGTTGTGCAGCCGATGGAGGAGCTAAGCAGTACAATCCGCTCGCAGGGCATCCGGATCGGGATTATTACCGTGCCCGACAGCGAAGCCCAGAACGTAGCTGATATTCTTGTCGATTCCGGTATCGAGGCGATTCTGAACTTTGCACCGGTTATTCTCAAGACGCCTGCCAATATCCGGATTCATGCCGCAGATTTCACCACCGATCTGCAGAGCTTGGCCTATTATCTGCATGATGGAAAGGATGAGGCTGAAGATGAGCAGTAA
- a CDS encoding CCA tRNA nucleotidyltransferase has translation MEWRMAPPGMAEAAGTVVAGLLAGGHEAYFVGGCLRDELLGRPVHDIDITTSALPEEVMALFPRCVPTGLAHGTITVLQEGYSLEVTTYRTESGYADHRRPEHVVFVRDVREDLRRRDFTINAICCGLDGGRIDPFGGERDLKLRVIRCVGEAEERFEEDALRMLRCVRFASVLDFAIAKNTWRGLLRQRDKLAHIAVERVRAEVERILEGPHPQRGLGLLLRSGLLPRGKAPFPWTGRDLAAAAARLAGLGNLESARLRWALLLHALGSSAQCADELLRAWTFPGATRTGVVAVLRVREAWDAALLSARPEASGAGERLRRRWIAAVLGQGQSAAEGWLTVLDAAGAEAASPVTTSLLRSWTAEMPIRTLAELAVSGHEVTAALEKRPGPWLGVLLNQLLLAVAAGDLANDNQLLLQAAQRMDRDE, from the coding sequence ATGGAATGGAGAATGGCACCACCCGGCATGGCCGAAGCCGCCGGGACTGTTGTTGCCGGCCTGCTGGCAGGCGGTCATGAAGCTTATTTCGTCGGCGGCTGCCTGCGCGATGAGCTGCTGGGCCGTCCGGTGCATGATATAGACATCACTACCTCCGCACTGCCGGAGGAGGTGATGGCCCTGTTTCCGCGCTGTGTCCCTACCGGACTGGCACATGGCACGATCACTGTGCTGCAGGAGGGCTACAGCTTGGAAGTTACGACCTACCGGACGGAGAGCGGCTATGCCGATCACCGGCGTCCGGAGCATGTCGTCTTCGTCAGGGATGTGCGGGAGGATCTCCGCCGCCGTGACTTCACGATCAATGCCATCTGCTGCGGCCTTGACGGAGGGCGGATTGACCCTTTCGGGGGAGAGCGGGATCTCAAGCTTCGCGTGATCCGCTGTGTAGGCGAAGCGGAGGAACGCTTCGAGGAGGATGCGCTGCGGATGCTGCGCTGCGTACGTTTTGCTTCCGTGCTGGATTTCGCGATTGCGAAGAATACCTGGCGCGGTCTGCTGCGCCAGCGTGACAAGCTGGCGCATATTGCTGTGGAGCGGGTGCGCGCCGAGGTGGAGCGCATCCTGGAAGGCCCGCACCCGCAGCGCGGGCTGGGGCTCCTGCTGCGCAGCGGCCTGCTGCCGCGCGGCAAAGCGCCGTTCCCTTGGACCGGCAGGGACCTGGCGGCTGCCGCCGCCCGCCTCGCCGGTCTCGGGAACCTGGAGAGCGCCCGCCTGCGCTGGGCGCTCCTGCTGCATGCCCTGGGATCGTCGGCGCAGTGCGCCGATGAGCTCCTGCGGGCATGGACGTTCCCGGGGGCGACGCGCACTGGCGTCGTCGCCGTGCTCCGCGTCCGCGAAGCCTGGGACGCGGCGTTGCTCTCGGCGCGGCCGGAGGCTTCCGGCGCCGGGGAGCGGCTGCGGCGGCGGTGGATCGCCGCCGTGCTGGGCCAGGGCCAGTCAGCCGCCGAAGGGTGGCTGACGGTGCTTGATGCGGCGGGGGCTGAAGCCGCGTCTCCTGTCACCACCAGCCTCCTGCGGTCCTGGACCGCAGAGATGCCGATCCGTACGCTCGCTGAGCTGGCGGTGAGCGGCCATGAGGTGACAGCGGCGCTGGAGAAGCGTCCCGGCCCGTGGCTGGGCGTATTGCTGAACCAGCTTCTGCTGGCTGTCGCGGCAGGTGACCTTGCCAATGACAACCAATTACTGCTGCAAGCAGCGCAAAGGATGGATAGAGATGAATAG
- a CDS encoding cell wall elongation regulator TseB-like domain-containing protein: MKKKRRRWIWLGITVVLLLLFGLSQFYAYIMKDQWNERSEAKELARARAGLTEVTKAQKSVWNENEIYWVLTGKNEAGTDLMVWVRFTLEGKPAGGDNDLYAEELSNGTSEEKMRGIIAAQLPDITIERLLPGVYNGEYAWQLFYKKDGRFYYSFYRFKDGSAIGEGYSLPNR, translated from the coding sequence GTGAAGAAGAAGAGGAGAAGATGGATCTGGCTGGGGATTACCGTGGTGCTGCTCCTTCTGTTCGGACTAAGCCAGTTCTATGCCTACATTATGAAGGACCAGTGGAACGAGCGGAGTGAGGCCAAGGAGCTGGCCCGGGCGCGTGCCGGACTAACAGAGGTTACCAAGGCCCAGAAATCTGTCTGGAATGAGAATGAGATCTACTGGGTGCTGACCGGTAAAAATGAAGCAGGGACCGATCTGATGGTGTGGGTCCGTTTCACCTTGGAGGGCAAGCCTGCCGGAGGCGACAACGACCTGTATGCAGAGGAACTGAGCAATGGCACCTCAGAAGAGAAAATGCGCGGAATCATAGCCGCTCAGCTGCCGGACATTACGATCGAACGGCTGCTGCCCGGTGTATACAACGGGGAATATGCCTGGCAGCTATTTTACAAAAAAGACGGGCGATTCTATTACAGCTTCTACCGCTTCAAGGATGGCAGCGCCATCGGTGAGGGGTACAGTCTGCCGAATCGCTAA